DNA from Roseimicrobium sp. ORNL1:
AGTCAATGGCGCGCGCTATTTCCGCCACAGCCACTTCATTGCCTCGGGGAAGATGGAGCCGCCGTGCTTCGAGTTGTGCTGGCCATCACCGAGTTCAAACTTCACGTCGTACTTCATGTACGTGAGTGCGGCGAACATCATCTTGTTCGCCAGCGGCCAGTTGCCATAGGGATTGTCGAGATCGTTTTCACCGTCCTGCAGGTAGATGCGGATGGGCTTCCGCTCGTGCACGCGGATGAGATAAGGATAGGCATTGCCGCCGGCGAGGTCCACATAACTGCCGATGGTGGAGAAGACCTTGCGGAACTTGTCGGGTCGCTCCCACGCCACGGTGAAGGCGCAGATGGCTCCGCTGCTCGCGCCACCGATGGCCCAGCCTTCAGGGTCCTCGGTGAGCTTGTAATCCTTCTGCACTTGCGGCAGTACTTCTTCCAGAAGGAAGCGCGTA
Protein-coding regions in this window:
- a CDS encoding alpha/beta hydrolase-fold protein, translated to MLLLCANAPAIDDYKPGPLSQENAAAPKGKVIAMPAITDSKIFPGTTRDWWIYVPAQYTPEKPANLMVFQDGHDYVKTTGNWRVPIVFDNLIASGDMPVTIAVFINPGHNGSYKPENAWRVSNRGKEYNSLGNAYTRFLLEEVLPQVQKDYKLTEDPEGWAIGGASSGAICAFTVAWERPDKFRKVFSTIGSYVDLAGGNAYPYLIRVHERKPIRIYLQDGENDLDNPYGNWPLANKMMFAALTYMKYDVKFELGDGQHNSKHGGSIFPEAMKWLWRK